The DNA segment ACCATGGGTTCCCCAGCAACAGTTGGAACCCGTCTATCAAATGGATGGGACCGTCTATTGCTTTGTAACCAATCGTCTCGACAACCAGGCGAAATCCGTCTTTTTCGGAAACATCGGGGCACTGGTCATCCCTTCGGAGCGTTCCATCGACATCAATGAAACCCGGGACCTGCTGATCGCGGAAACCCTCCTCAAGGAGAGAAACCTATGAAAACATTACAGGAGCAGTTATCCTTAACCGGCAAAACGGCACTTGTCACGGGAGGAGCCGGATACCTCGGATCTTCTATTTCTGAAACGCTGGCGGAACTTGGAGCGGATGTGATCATCGCCAGCCGAAACCTGCAAAAGTGCCGGGAATGGTGCGAAAAATTACGGCGTCGTTTTCCATCCATCCAGGCCACTCCATTAAAAATCGACCTGATCGACCCACACTCCGTCCAATTGGCTTTTGAAACCATCCATCAACAAACGAGCGGATTAGATATTCTCGTTAATAATGCCTGGTCCGGAAGGAAAAGTTCCTTGGAATCCGCAACAGAGGAGAGTTGGCGCCATGATCTGGAGATGAGTCTAACCTCGGTATTCCGCTGTGTCCGACATGCCATACCCGGATTGAAAAAAAAACGAGGGGTCATTCTCAACATCACATCCATGTATGGGCACGTCGCACCGGATTACCGGTTGTATCAAGGAAACCAGCATGTCAATCCCCCCGGCTACGGAGCAGCTAAAGCCGGTGTCATTCAATTATCCAAATACATGGCCAGCTTTCTATCCCCCTACGGAATACGAGTCAATTGTCTCAGCCCTGGTCCATTCCCCCACCCGGAAGCACAACAGGACAAAGTTTTTATGCAGCGTCTGGCAGAAAGAAATCCCCTCGGTCGGATCGGGCAACCCGAAGAACTAAAAGGAGCCGTCGCCCTGATGTGTTCCGACGCGTCCAGTTATATGACCGGCCAACATCTTTCCGTCGACGGCGGCTGGTCCATATGGTGACCCGCGTTGGTATCATCGGACTTTCTCCAGGAAACGGGCACCCTTTTTCATATTCCGCCATCCTCAACGGATATGAGCCCGCTCCCATGGTTCAAGCAGGATGGAAGGTTATTCATCAGTATTTAAAGGTGCGGGATCCAGCCGATTTTGGCATAGGAAACGTCCGGGTCACTCACGCGTGGACCCAGGATCAACGGATGACCCGCCTTCTCTGTCAAGCGTGTCATATTTCGCACCCCGTCGCCCGGCCCGTGGAAATGCTCGGTGAAGTGGATGCGGTTATTATTGCCCGGGACGACCTCGGCTCCCGTCTTCCCCTTGCTCTCCCGTTTCTCAAAGCGGGGCTCCCTGTCTTCATCGACAAACCCTTATCTGTTGACATAGAAGAATTAAGACAACTGCGTCCCTACTTGGAATCGGGAAAATTAATGTCTTGTTCGGGAATGCGCTATGCCCCGGAAATGGACTCCCTGCGTAGAAACCCAAAATCACTGGGGGCTTTAAGGTTAATCCGCGGCACCATCGTTCATTCATGGGAACATTATGGTATTCACTTAATCGACCTGGCCTCCCCTCTGTTATCCGCCCCCGCTTTAAGCGTATATGCCCTTAGAGCGGCTCATACATCCGTAGCCGTATCCTTGTCGGATGGATCCCTTTTTCATATCGATACACTTGGAGACTCGACTCCCTTTTATTCTCTGCAGATTTGGGGTGCCGAAGGAAGACTGGATTTGGAGATTCGGGATCGCTTCACGATGTTTCGAAGAATGTTGTGGCACTTTTTCCAATCGATCCAAACCGGAATCCCTTCCATCCCTCCCTCGGAAACCCTGGAAGCCATGAAGATCCTGATCGCGGGCCGAACATCCATCCAGCAAAAAAGAGAGGTGAAAATGGATGAAATCCGGCTATAAGGAGCAATTTCAACTAAAAGGAAAAACCGCCCTTGTCACCGGAGCGCTGGGTATTCTGGGGCGTCATTTCTGTCAGGGGTTGGCTGAATTCGGAGCGGATATTGCCGTCGTCGACTTGGATCAAAACACCTGTTCCCGATTCGCACGAGAATTGGAAATGAGATACGGAATTCGTTCCAAAGGGTACGGATGCGATTTATCGTCCCCTGATCGAGTGGAAGAAATGATCCAGAAAGCATCCACAGAATTGGGACCCATCCAGATTCTCCACAACAATGCAGCCACGAAGACGGATAACCCAGATGCGTTCTATACTTCATTTGAGAAGTTTTCCCCCACAATCTGGCGCCAAGTGATGGCGGTAAACCTGGATGCCATGTTTTATGTCGCTCAAAGCATAGGAAAGCGGATGATTCACAATCAAACTCCCGGATCGGTCATTCAAACCTCCTCGATCTATGGAATGTTGGGCCCGGATCCCAGCCTTTATCGGTCATCCCGATATATGGGGAGAGCGATCAGCACTCCGACCGTCTATGCCGCATCAAAGGCGGCTGTCTGGGGACTGACACGCAATCTGGCCACGCAATGGGCCCGTTACGGGATTCGGGTCAACATGTTGACTCCTGGGGGAGTGGAAAGCGGCCAAAATGAATCGTTTAAGCGTCAGTATGCCAAAAGAACACCGCTCGGCCGAATGGCGCAACCGGAAGAGATCGTCGGTGCTCTCCTCTTTCTAGCATCGGATGCCTCCCGTTATATTACCGGTCAAAACATCGTGGTAGATGGGGGATTCAGCGCATGGTAACCAAGAGCGTTGCAATCGTCGGAACCGGACAGATTGGAAGAAGACACCTGGAATCCTTGGCCAGGTCGGAGATGCAACTGATCGTTTACGCGGTTGAACCTTTCTCTTCCGCACTGATTCAAGCAAAAGAAATCGTTCAAAAAACGACCTCTGGGTGTTCACGCCTGGTCTGCTGCCAAAACATCCATGACCTTCCCGATGCCCTCGATCTGGTGATTGTCGCCACCACCGCCGATGTGAGGCGGTTCGCCGTGGAAGAACTACTGCGCGGCAGACGGATTCCCTTTCTCATTTTGGAAAAAGTGGTCTTTCAAGATGCGGATTCTTTCTCGGCTGTCCAACGGCTTATCCAAGAAAAAAAAGTTCAGACTTGGGTCAATTGCCCCATGCGCCTTCATCCCTTTTTCCGGCACTTAAAGGAAAAGATGCGCCTTGCTTCCCGTGTAACGTACCATGCGAGCGGGACACGGCTCGGATTGGGGAGTAATTCCATCCACCACTTGGATCTTTTCGCCTATTTGACTAAACATCCGATTGAACAGCTTTTTGCAGAAGATTTGGATCCTGTCGTCCATCCCGCCAAACGACCCGGATTTGTCGAGTTTACAGGTACCCTGCGGGGAAGGTCTTCCAATGGTTCCATCACGATCACTTCCTATGACCGCGAAGGGACCCCTCTGACCCTCTTTCTTGACAGCGACATCCTCCGATGCGCCGTTCACCCGCTGGAAGGATACGTGTGGTTGGCGGATGAGAGAACGGGATGGCGCTGGGAACGAAAGGACTATCCGGTTCTGCTTCAAAGCCAACTGACGAGCCGGATCGTAAAGGACATTCTAACCAATGGCCGTTCCGACCTCCCCACTTTTGAAGAATCCCTCCGTCTTCACCTTCCTCTATTACGGGTGTTGGGAGAGCACCATTCCCAAGTGACCAAAAAGGGGGGATCCGTATGTCCGATCACATAAATTCCTGTCTCTTGGTGGGAAGTGGGAGAATGGCGGTCGAGTACGCCAAGGTACTGCAAGCGATGGGAGTCCCTTTTCAGACGGTGGGGAGGGGAGCCTCCTCAGCGGAAGCCTTCCGTCAAAAGACAGGGGCGTCCGTCATCGAAGGGGGACTATCCTCCTATCTAAAAAAAACCAAAACACGACCGGCCGCAGCCATTGTCTGTACCGGGATTGAAGCGTTGGCGGATGCAACCATTCAGTTAATCCGTCATAACGTCCGGCATATTCTCGTGGAGAAGCCGGGGGGATTGAATACGAGTGAATTGATTCAAGTAAAAAAGGAGAGTGGGAAGCACATCGCCCGTGTTTTCATTGCGTATAACCGCCGTTTTTACGCATCCGTTCAAAAAGCCCGGGAATGGATCGAGGCGGATGGCGGCCTACAATCCTTTCACTTCGAGTTTACCGAGAGAAGCCAGGCTGTCGCTACCTCCTCCCTCCCGGAGACCGTCAAACAGAATTGGCTTTTGGCCAATTCCAGCCATGTGATTGACCTCGCCTTTTACCTCGGAGGATTCCCCAGCCGCCTGCACACTTTTTCCTCGGGCTCGCTCCCGTGGCATCCTTCCGCCGCACAGTTTGCAGGAGCGGGAAAAACTGAGCGGGGAGCTTTGTTTTCCTATCACGCCGATTGGGCGGCACCGGGGCGATGGTCGATTGATCTGCGAACGGCAAAACGGCGGCTTCTTCTTTGTCCGCTGGAAAAATTGAAGGTGCAATGGCCCGGACAGGACGATTGGACTTCGGTTCTCCTATCCGACGAGCGGGATCGCCAATTTAAGCCGGGCCTCTACCGTCTGACCGCTTCCTTCCTTTTCAAAGAAGAGGATCTACTTCCGAAAATCGACGAACACTGCCAATCCTGTCAAACGATCTACACCAAGATGGTTCCACCTCTCCGGAAAGAAGGGAATCCATGATGTACGGTCAAGAGACATTAAACGGACACAATGTCCTTCGTTACGGCTGGACACAGGATTTTTTTCATCACTTTCGAACGCTGACCGCAGACGGACTATCGCTCCCTCCCATGATGCAGCGGGAGTTTCATCAATGGATCCGCCCCTACGTCGACAAGTATAGGAACGATCCGGATGTAGTGGCAAAACTGGCAAAATCGCATCGGTTTTACACTGTCCGCGACGTTCAGAGAGGGTTGAGCCTCCTGCCTCAGCCTCTCGTTGACAAATCACACCACACCGACCGTCGTTCCATCTTGACTTCTCCATCCTTTTTTCCCTTTATCGAAGAATACCTGAAAGATCAATCTGTCATCCTTGTAGTCAATGGAAAAAAGGATGCAGAAAAGCTCTCACAGCACCAAATCCCAAAAAACTGTCAGGTTTGTCGTCTGACCGACTGGCTGCAGCCCGATCAAGTGATGGAGAAAAAACGGGCTCTATGGAAGGCAGCAGAGGATTTAGTTGCAAAAAATCAAAACCACCTTCTTTTTGGTAGTCCTGTTTTCCTTGGTTGGCTTCGTTCCC comes from the Desmospora profundinema genome and includes:
- a CDS encoding Gfo/Idh/MocA family protein, which codes for MVQAGWKVIHQYLKVRDPADFGIGNVRVTHAWTQDQRMTRLLCQACHISHPVARPVEMLGEVDAVIIARDDLGSRLPLALPFLKAGLPVFIDKPLSVDIEELRQLRPYLESGKLMSCSGMRYAPEMDSLRRNPKSLGALRLIRGTIVHSWEHYGIHLIDLASPLLSAPALSVYALRAAHTSVAVSLSDGSLFHIDTLGDSTPFYSLQIWGAEGRLDLEIRDRFTMFRRMLWHFFQSIQTGIPSIPPSETLEAMKILIAGRTSIQQKREVKMDEIRL
- a CDS encoding SDR family NAD(P)-dependent oxidoreductase, which encodes MKSGYKEQFQLKGKTALVTGALGILGRHFCQGLAEFGADIAVVDLDQNTCSRFARELEMRYGIRSKGYGCDLSSPDRVEEMIQKASTELGPIQILHNNAATKTDNPDAFYTSFEKFSPTIWRQVMAVNLDAMFYVAQSIGKRMIHNQTPGSVIQTSSIYGMLGPDPSLYRSSRYMGRAISTPTVYAASKAAVWGLTRNLATQWARYGIRVNMLTPGGVESGQNESFKRQYAKRTPLGRMAQPEEIVGALLFLASDASRYITGQNIVVDGGFSAW
- a CDS encoding Gfo/Idh/MocA family oxidoreductase produces the protein MVTKSVAIVGTGQIGRRHLESLARSEMQLIVYAVEPFSSALIQAKEIVQKTTSGCSRLVCCQNIHDLPDALDLVIVATTADVRRFAVEELLRGRRIPFLILEKVVFQDADSFSAVQRLIQEKKVQTWVNCPMRLHPFFRHLKEKMRLASRVTYHASGTRLGLGSNSIHHLDLFAYLTKHPIEQLFAEDLDPVVHPAKRPGFVEFTGTLRGRSSNGSITITSYDREGTPLTLFLDSDILRCAVHPLEGYVWLADERTGWRWERKDYPVLLQSQLTSRIVKDILTNGRSDLPTFEESLRLHLPLLRVLGEHHSQVTKKGGSVCPIT
- a CDS encoding SDR family NAD(P)-dependent oxidoreductase, which codes for MKTLQEQLSLTGKTALVTGGAGYLGSSISETLAELGADVIIASRNLQKCREWCEKLRRRFPSIQATPLKIDLIDPHSVQLAFETIHQQTSGLDILVNNAWSGRKSSLESATEESWRHDLEMSLTSVFRCVRHAIPGLKKKRGVILNITSMYGHVAPDYRLYQGNQHVNPPGYGAAKAGVIQLSKYMASFLSPYGIRVNCLSPGPFPHPEAQQDKVFMQRLAERNPLGRIGQPEELKGAVALMCSDASSYMTGQHLSVDGGWSIW
- a CDS encoding Gfo/Idh/MocA family protein, yielding MSDHINSCLLVGSGRMAVEYAKVLQAMGVPFQTVGRGASSAEAFRQKTGASVIEGGLSSYLKKTKTRPAAAIVCTGIEALADATIQLIRHNVRHILVEKPGGLNTSELIQVKKESGKHIARVFIAYNRRFYASVQKAREWIEADGGLQSFHFEFTERSQAVATSSLPETVKQNWLLANSSHVIDLAFYLGGFPSRLHTFSSGSLPWHPSAAQFAGAGKTERGALFSYHADWAAPGRWSIDLRTAKRRLLLCPLEKLKVQWPGQDDWTSVLLSDERDRQFKPGLYRLTASFLFKEEDLLPKIDEHCQSCQTIYTKMVPPLRKEGNP